The following coding sequences are from one Microbacterium wangchenii window:
- the dapF gene encoding diaminopimelate epimerase, whose protein sequence is MPLTLPFTKGHGTGNDFVVIADPDGDLDLSDAQIATLCDRHFGIGADGVLRVVRSTAIEEGADAVGAEWFMDYRNADGSKAEMCGNGTRVFAKYLVDAGLADIDGGLRIGTRAGVKTLTRSDDGFEVDLGAFAIEPGETLVRARGLDVARPGVGVDVGNPHVVVALSSLAELEGLDLAYQPLLEPAPRHGANVEFVVPADPLVRDGVGSLRMRVFERGVGETLSCGTGVAAAALAARHWAGPAAPDRWIVDVPGGRLGVRVREGDVLLSGPASLVFSGEVTLA, encoded by the coding sequence ATGCCGCTCACGCTCCCGTTCACCAAGGGCCACGGCACCGGGAACGACTTCGTCGTGATCGCCGATCCCGACGGCGACCTCGACCTGTCGGACGCGCAGATCGCGACGCTGTGCGACCGCCACTTCGGCATCGGGGCCGACGGGGTGCTGCGGGTGGTGCGCTCCACCGCGATCGAGGAGGGCGCGGACGCCGTGGGCGCGGAGTGGTTCATGGACTACCGCAACGCCGACGGCTCGAAGGCGGAGATGTGCGGCAACGGCACGCGGGTGTTCGCGAAGTATCTGGTCGACGCGGGTCTCGCCGACATCGACGGCGGGCTGCGGATCGGCACGCGCGCGGGCGTGAAGACCCTCACCCGTAGCGACGACGGCTTCGAGGTCGACCTCGGTGCGTTCGCCATCGAACCGGGGGAGACCCTCGTGCGGGCCCGAGGACTGGACGTCGCGCGCCCCGGCGTGGGCGTGGACGTGGGCAACCCGCACGTCGTGGTGGCGCTGTCCTCGCTCGCCGAACTCGAGGGCCTCGACCTCGCCTATCAGCCGCTGCTGGAACCCGCGCCCCGCCACGGCGCCAACGTGGAGTTCGTGGTGCCGGCCGACCCGCTCGTGCGCGACGGAGTGGGGAGCCTGCGGATGCGCGTCTTCGAGCGCGGAGTGGGGGAGACCCTCAGCTGCGGCACCGGGGTGGCCGCCGCGGCACTGGCCGCGCGGCATTGGGCGGGACCGGCGGCGCCGGACCGGTGGATCGTCGACGTGCCGGGCGGGCGCCTGGGCGTCCGTGTGCGCGAGGGCGACGTGCTGCTGTCGGGCCCGGCATCCCTCGTCTTCTCGGGCGAGGTCACGCTCGCCTGA
- a CDS encoding class I SAM-dependent methyltransferase: protein MGSDHYFSASPSSPTQLRRIRVPLAGQDREVTTASGIFSPDRLDAGTAVLLSHTPPPPSGGHFLDLGCGWGPIALTLALESPRATVWAVDVNERALDLVRRNAEELGLPNINAARPEDVPDDVKFRTIRSNPPIRVGKNELHSMLERWIPRLDERSDAWLVVQRNLGSDSLQRWLAATFPRGYGVHRAATGRGYRVLKVRKHGTPETGTIALP, encoded by the coding sequence ATGGGGAGCGACCACTACTTCAGCGCGTCGCCTTCGAGTCCCACGCAGTTGCGCCGCATCCGCGTCCCGCTGGCGGGACAGGATCGGGAAGTGACGACGGCGTCTGGAATCTTCAGCCCCGACCGGCTCGACGCCGGCACCGCGGTGCTGCTGTCCCACACGCCCCCGCCGCCCTCCGGCGGCCACTTCCTCGATCTCGGCTGCGGCTGGGGCCCGATCGCGTTGACACTTGCCTTGGAATCGCCGCGCGCCACGGTGTGGGCGGTCGACGTCAACGAACGGGCCCTGGACCTCGTGCGGCGCAATGCCGAGGAACTGGGACTCCCCAACATCAACGCGGCGCGTCCCGAGGATGTTCCCGACGACGTGAAGTTCCGCACCATCCGCTCCAACCCGCCGATCCGCGTGGGCAAGAACGAGCTGCACAGCATGCTCGAGCGCTGGATACCGCGCCTGGACGAACGATCGGACGCGTGGCTCGTGGTGCAGCGGAACCTCGGCTCGGATTCGCTCCAGCGGTGGCTGGCCGCGACGTTCCCGCGCGGCTACGGCGTGCACAGGGCGGCGACGGGGCGCGGATACCGTGTGCTCAAGGTCCGCAAGCACGGCACCCCCGAGACCGGCACGATCGCGCTCCCCTGA
- the hflX gene encoding GTPase HflX: MTDTTTPRNGQDSLVDGTHGADTDPVERVLARADARSGVRVFGAAQALQDETTVAYDDTDGDQWDREERAALRRVVGLSTELEDVTEVEYRQLRLENVVLVGVHPQGSQEDAENSLRELAALAETAGAVVMDGVLQRRPHPDPATYVGRGKAQELRDIVAAVGADTVIADTELAPSQRRALEDVVKVKVIDRTTVILDIFSQHAKSREGKAQVELAQLEYLLPRLRGWGDSMSRQAGGQVGAGGAGMGSRGPGETKIELDRRRIRTRMAQLRRQIRDFAPARDAKRAERKRNVIPAVAIAGYTNAGKSSLLNRLTRAGVLVENALFATLDATVRRSQTSDGRVYTLTDTVGFVRNLPHQLVEAFRSTLEEVGDADVIVHVVDGSHPDPAAQLATVRDVMGDVGARSTREIVVFNKADLLEPDTRMVLRGLQPDALFVSSRTGEGIEELRAEIEDALPLPAVEVRAVVPYDRGELISAAHESGLILAQEHRAEGTFLHAHVGERLAAELAPFAS; the protein is encoded by the coding sequence ATGACGGACACCACCACACCCCGGAACGGGCAGGACTCGCTCGTCGACGGCACGCACGGGGCGGACACGGATCCCGTCGAGCGGGTTCTCGCACGCGCCGACGCGCGTTCGGGGGTCCGCGTGTTCGGAGCCGCTCAGGCTCTGCAGGACGAGACCACGGTCGCCTACGACGACACCGACGGCGATCAGTGGGACCGTGAGGAGCGCGCTGCGCTGCGTCGCGTGGTCGGGCTCTCCACGGAACTCGAAGACGTCACCGAGGTCGAGTACCGCCAGCTCCGGCTGGAGAACGTCGTGCTCGTCGGCGTGCACCCCCAGGGGTCGCAGGAGGATGCCGAGAACTCGCTGCGCGAGCTCGCCGCCCTCGCCGAGACGGCCGGCGCGGTCGTGATGGACGGCGTGCTGCAGCGGCGGCCGCATCCGGACCCCGCCACCTACGTCGGGCGCGGGAAGGCGCAGGAGCTGCGCGACATCGTCGCGGCGGTCGGCGCCGACACCGTCATCGCCGACACCGAGCTCGCCCCCAGCCAGCGGCGTGCCCTCGAAGACGTGGTGAAGGTCAAGGTCATCGACCGCACGACGGTGATCCTCGACATCTTCAGCCAGCACGCCAAGAGCCGTGAGGGCAAGGCGCAGGTCGAGCTGGCGCAGCTGGAGTACCTCCTGCCGCGTCTGCGCGGGTGGGGTGACTCGATGAGCCGCCAGGCCGGTGGCCAGGTCGGCGCCGGCGGTGCGGGCATGGGCTCGCGCGGACCCGGTGAGACGAAGATCGAGCTGGACCGCCGCCGCATCCGTACGCGCATGGCGCAGTTGCGCCGGCAGATCCGCGACTTCGCACCCGCGCGCGACGCCAAGCGCGCCGAGCGCAAGCGCAACGTCATCCCCGCCGTCGCGATCGCCGGCTACACCAACGCCGGCAAGTCGAGTCTGCTCAACCGCCTCACCCGCGCGGGAGTGCTGGTGGAGAACGCGCTGTTCGCGACGCTGGATGCCACGGTGCGCCGGTCGCAGACCTCAGACGGGCGCGTGTACACGCTGACCGACACGGTCGGGTTCGTCCGCAACCTGCCCCACCAGCTGGTCGAGGCGTTCCGCTCGACGCTGGAAGAGGTCGGCGACGCCGACGTCATCGTGCACGTCGTGGACGGGTCGCACCCCGATCCCGCGGCCCAGCTGGCGACGGTACGGGATGTCATGGGCGACGTGGGCGCGCGATCCACGCGTGAGATCGTCGTGTTCAACAAGGCCGACCTGCTCGAGCCGGACACGCGGATGGTGCTGCGCGGGCTGCAGCCGGACGCGCTGTTCGTCTCCTCGCGCACGGGCGAGGGCATCGAGGAGCTCCGCGCCGAGATCGAGGACGCCCTGCCGCTGCCGGCGGTGGAGGTGCGCGCCGTCGTCCCGTACGACCGCGGGGAGCTCATCTCCGCCGCGCACGAGTCCGGCCTGATCCTGGCGCAGGAGCACCGCGCCGAGGGCACGTTCCTGCACGCGCACGTCGGGGAGCGCCTCGCCGCCGAGCTCGCCCCCTTCGCGTCCTGA